A genome region from Stenotrophomonas maltophilia includes the following:
- a CDS encoding NAD(P)H-dependent oxidoreductase, producing MHSLIVTAHPEPGSLTHAIAQRIGDAIAASDAGNTVAHADLMAEGFDPRFTAQDQALFRGTGVVPADVAAEHARLDATDTLVLVYPLYWWSFPALLKGWIDRVFTQGWAYQDGADGKVQKKLQRLRVHLVGVGGAGAEMIERRGYGTAMKTQIDMGIFDYCGARVLSSELLLDADSGAAQAHLQTAVEIGRKIGTPMS from the coding sequence ATGCATAGCCTCATCGTCACCGCCCATCCCGAACCCGGTTCGCTCACCCATGCCATCGCCCAGCGCATCGGCGACGCCATCGCTGCGAGCGATGCCGGCAACACCGTGGCCCACGCCGACCTGATGGCCGAGGGCTTCGATCCGCGCTTCACCGCGCAGGACCAGGCGCTGTTCCGTGGCACCGGCGTGGTGCCGGCCGACGTGGCCGCCGAGCATGCACGGCTGGACGCCACCGATACGCTGGTGCTGGTCTATCCGCTGTACTGGTGGTCGTTCCCCGCGCTGCTGAAGGGATGGATCGATCGCGTGTTCACCCAGGGCTGGGCCTATCAGGACGGCGCCGATGGCAAGGTGCAGAAGAAGCTGCAGCGCCTGCGCGTGCACCTGGTCGGCGTTGGCGGTGCGGGCGCGGAAATGATCGAACGGCGCGGCTATGGCACAGCGATGAAGACCCAGATCGACATGGGCATCTTCGACTACTGTGGCGCGCGCGTGCTGTCGTCCGAACTGCTGCTCGACGCCGACAGCGGTGCCGCGCAGGCACACCTGCAGACCGCCGTGGAAATCGGCCGTAAAATTGGTACTCCGATGAGTTGA